aaacgacTCTTAGGAGGGCAGCATGAGGTTTGCCTGCAAAAAAGACATGTTCTGAGCCGATGGCAGCAACCCTCCGGCTGCCAAGATATATGAAGAACCGTGCCATTATGATTTTGCAGAGTTAGAAATATACCattggtatctcaatgacataTATGATCCACATGAGTcacatgagtcaatgacatgtagATCAGGATGTCATATCTACGATttcgtaaaattataatggtattctTGCAATTTTCCCTATATAGAAAGGTGTTGGGGGTATatctttgtaaaatataaataaataaatcagatTTTTGATGCCAATAGCCCAAAGTTTGTACTCTAATAGATTTCCTGCACATTCTAGAGTACTATCCAAAATCAAGGAAATAGATCTTCAGAACACAACGATTCATTCATTCTCCAAACAACAATACAAATTCAAACCACGAGCTGTGAGATCAGAGACTAAGACATATACAAGACACATTTAATTGCTAACATATACTCCTATGGGCTATCAACCACGAAATTTTCGTCACATAGGTAGTACGAGATCACCATTCACCACACCGGCCGCTAGCCTGCAATTTTCTCGAGAAAGCTCTCTGTGAAAAACCAAAGTCCAAAAAAACTCCTCACCCCCCGACCTTTTTGCCCCCGTACTGCGCGTTGCCGGAGATGACCAGGTAGCCGCCGTCGGCCTTCTTGCCCCTGGATCTCCGCGGGATGCACCTGTCGTGCATGCCCACGGCCTCCGTCGTCGGCTCCACCTTCTGCGCCCTGCCATGCAGCGAGACAGAGATACTATACCATCGTATCACcaactcatcatcatcaacatatTTATCATACAACACGACGCACTCCATGACGCCAAAGATGCTATAGTAcgtagtagctagctagctgttggTTTCTTTTCAAGCAACGTCGAGCTAGCCGTGCTGCAGATGCGATGATAACTGGAGTACTTATCAGGTTTTGGGTTAGGGACTCTGGACCACGCTTAAAGCAGCAGAGTTCAATTCAATAGTAGCTTCAAAATTGCTGACAAAGGCTGGTGCTACTGCTGCTAGGAGCTCGCGTCATATTCATTTCTTACCCCGGCCCGGATCCCTCTCGCCTCGTCACGCAGGCGATGAGTGCTGCTTATCATTGCGTGGCATCGTTCTCAACGAACCAATCAAGCCTTACGGATGAAGGCTcgcatggattaattagggcCGGGACGATAATTCAAGCCCCGTCCCTGACATTCCCCTTGCGTCCCGTCGGATCTGTGCGCGACAGCTCCGCGAGACCTACTTCCATTTATGAATGCAACCACTAATCAGATACTAGTACGTACTCACTCATATCTTGCTTGTACAGCAATGGCATTTGCAGTTGAGTTCAGTGCCGCACTAGGAATTCTTAACTGCCGCCACGGCAGGATGGTTCAATGCAACAGTATCAGTTCACGTTCATTTCATCCTTACGACCACGAAAGATTTAAGAGCCAACCAAATTGAGTTCTAAACTGCTACGTACGGGATGGCAACTAACTGGTCGTACCGGTTTGGATACTTGCACTGCAGATTGGTTtgccttgattttttttgaaaccgaTTAATCAACTCTGGATGGATTGTTACCTGTCGGCGTTGTAAGAGGATGACCGCCGGAGAACTGCCAGGTCTTGGGACGTGTTGGCCGGTGACGAGCGTTTCGTCTCGACGAGGCTCCCGCTGAAGTACTCCTTGTCCTCGACGATCTTTTGGCGGTAGGCCGGAATCTCGGTGGTGGACGCGAGTGTAGGATGGCGCGGTGGTCGTGCGCGGTAGTGGGCGGTGCGGGGCATcaccggcgaggcgagcgcgCTCTTCACGGAAACGGACCCGCACGAGATGAGTTGCATGAGCACGGAGGACGCCCTggtcctcccgccgccggcgacggccgccaTGACGCGGCCGTCCGCCTTGATCAGCGCCTCGAGCGTCTCGGGgctcgtcgacgccgtcggtgGCGACGTCTCCTCTGTGCTCAGCTCCTCCTGCGCTGCCGTGCCGCGCTGGGCGTGCCTCTGGTGACCACCGCGGCCGCTGCGGTAGCCGTCCTCGGTCTGCGTCGCGGcgtccgcggccgcggcggcgggatccTCGGCCTTGTACACCCT
This is a stretch of genomic DNA from Oryza brachyantha chromosome 1, ObraRS2, whole genome shotgun sequence. It encodes these proteins:
- the LOC102711217 gene encoding protein SOSEKI 2-like isoform X2; translated protein: MAVVVAGSRGRGEQQRLPWREGQQEARSPDMAPPRPPRPRSGPARAAVVYYLSRNGHLEHPHFMEVALASPDGLCLRDVIDRLDALRGKGMARMYAWASKRSYRNGFVWHDLADDDYIYPVAGREYVLKGTERLHAIQLPLLDAAAASSCSSGSQETATSSPPGWDNGGGVARHKKSSGNPTELGEYRVYKAEDPAAAAADAATQTEDGYRSGRGGHQRHAQRGTAAQEELSTEETSPPTASTSPETLEALIKADGRVMAAVAGGGRTRASSVLMQLISCGSVSVKSALASPVMPRTAHYRARPPRHPTLASTTEIPAYRQKIVEDKEYFSGSLVETKRSSPANTSQDLAVLRRSSSYNADRAQKVEPTTEAVGMHDRCIPRRSRGKKADGGYLVISGNAQYGGKKVGG
- the LOC102711217 gene encoding protein SOSEKI 2-like isoform X1, whose amino-acid sequence is MAVVVAGSRGRGEQQRLPWREGQQEARSPDMAPPRPPRPRSGPARAAVVYYLSRNGHLEHPHFMEVALASPDGLCLRDVIDRLDALRGKGMARMYAWASKRSYRNGFVWHDLADDDYIYPVAGREYVLKGTERLHAIQLPLLDAAAASSCSSGSQETATSSPPGWDNGGGVARHKKSSGNPTELGEYRVYKAEDPAAAAADAATQTEDGYRSGRGGHQRHAQRGTAAQEELSTEETSPPTASTSPETLEALIKADGRVMAAVAGGGRTRASSVLMQLISCGSVSVKSALASPVMPRTAHYRARPPRHPTLASTTEIPAYRQKIVEDKEYFSGSLVETKRSSPANTSQDLAVLRRSSSYNADSISVSLHGRAQKVEPTTEAVGMHDRCIPRRSRGKKADGGYLVISGNAQYGGKKVGG